In the genome of Dermacentor silvarum isolate Dsil-2018 chromosome 1, BIME_Dsil_1.4, whole genome shotgun sequence, one region contains:
- the LOC125941827 gene encoding uncharacterized protein LOC125941827 — protein MRNMIGEAIAKAPPTFIRKLQTADVSVDCSLGLLKLVRGFQNLEPWALKLFDASGKYPTGLFQGSRVDMGAFDECLETMVLDGSGHVTSQGQYCNLQFYVKNSTAWQKKMEPILQVMDPSFI, from the exons ATGCGGAATATGATTGGCGAGGCCATTGCCAAGGCCCCACCCACTTTCATCCGCAAGTTACAGACGGCCGACGTGTCCGTTGATTGCTCGCTGGGATTGCTCAAGCTGGTGCGCGGTTTTCAGAATCTCGAACCCTGGGCTCTGAAAC TGTTCGACGCATCCGGGAAGTACCCCACGGGCCTGTTCCAAGGATCTCGCGTCGACATGGGCGCTTTTGATGAGTGCTTAGAGACCATGGTCCTCGACGGTTCTGGCCACGTGACTTCGCAAGGCCAGTACTGTAATCTGCAGTTTTACGTAAAGAATTCCACCGCATGGCAGAAGAAGATGGAGCCAATCTTGCAGGTCATGGATCCAAGT